The following coding sequences lie in one Caproicibacterium argilliputei genomic window:
- a CDS encoding plasmid mobilization protein, which translates to MERRTRNREIIVRFSDGELQLLKLKMDMVGIKNREAYIRKMALDGFIIKKDYALLKQILHELHKLGTNVNQLARAANTFGDVRAKDIAEVRKGVDEILLQLSSKE; encoded by the coding sequence ATGGAAAGGAGAACTCGCAATCGAGAAATTATAGTCCGCTTCTCAGACGGAGAACTTCAACTTTTGAAGTTGAAGATGGACATGGTCGGCATCAAAAATCGTGAAGCGTACATTCGCAAAATGGCGCTTGATGGGTTCATCATCAAAAAAGATTACGCGCTGCTTAAACAGATTTTGCATGAGCTGCACAAACTCGGCACCAACGTTAACCAGCTGGCACGCGCTGCCAATACTTTTGGTGATGTACGTGCCAAGGATATTGCAGAAGTGCGGAAAGGAGTGGATGAAATATTGCTACAACTTTCATCGAAGGAATAG
- a CDS encoding ArdC family protein: MEADERKAQKDELMKKLESGIQVTFTSEHFQKYLRMASLFHGYSFRNTLLILMQKPDASQVAGFGVWKKLNRHVLRGEKGIEIFAPVTVKAKVETTQHNEDGTIKVDGQGNPVTTIETKPLLRFKVTHVFDVSQTNGEPLPEICPLLQGSVDNYADVFQALKEVSPFPVVFEHLHDGSHGYCDFSNEKIALDYGMSDAQTIKTLIHEIGHATLQHAVSGKPRKQAEVEAEATAFIVADHLGLDTSEYSFDYIAAWATGMDFEKLSEVLANIQANAHQLISEVDSTVEEIQKSREQEKSAQPLSLDQQLHTAQQKAQAVNAERFPKIQEVKENEKNVLQG; encoded by the coding sequence GTGGAAGCAGATGAAAGAAAAGCACAAAAAGATGAACTGATGAAAAAGCTGGAAAGTGGAATTCAGGTAACTTTCACGAGTGAGCATTTTCAAAAATATTTGAGAATGGCCTCTTTGTTCCACGGCTATTCTTTCAGAAATACGCTGCTCATACTGATGCAAAAACCTGACGCTTCGCAGGTGGCCGGATTTGGCGTCTGGAAAAAACTAAACCGCCATGTGCTGCGCGGCGAGAAAGGAATTGAAATTTTCGCGCCGGTCACGGTGAAAGCAAAAGTAGAAACAACTCAGCATAATGAAGATGGCACAATCAAGGTTGATGGTCAGGGCAACCCTGTGACTACAATCGAAACCAAGCCGCTGCTCCGCTTCAAAGTAACGCACGTCTTTGATGTTTCACAAACGAATGGAGAACCGCTTCCAGAAATCTGCCCGCTGCTGCAGGGCAGCGTTGACAACTATGCTGATGTATTTCAGGCATTGAAAGAGGTCTCCCCTTTCCCGGTTGTCTTTGAGCATCTGCATGACGGTTCGCATGGTTACTGTGATTTTTCCAACGAAAAAATTGCATTGGACTATGGAATGTCAGATGCACAAACCATCAAAACGCTGATTCATGAAATTGGTCATGCAACACTGCAGCACGCTGTCAGCGGCAAGCCCCGAAAGCAGGCCGAAGTAGAAGCGGAAGCGACTGCCTTCATCGTTGCTGACCACCTGGGCCTGGACACTTCCGAGTACAGCTTCGATTATATTGCAGCATGGGCGACTGGTATGGACTTTGAAAAGCTCTCCGAAGTTCTTGCCAACATTCAAGCAAATGCACACCAGCTGATCAGCGAGGTAGACAGTACCGTTGAAGAGATTCAGAAAAGTCGTGAGCAGGAAAAAAGCGCACAGCCGCTTTCCCTCGACCAGCAACTACACACCGCACAGCAGAAAGCACAGGCAGTCAACGCAGAACGATTTCCAAAAATTCAGGAGGTAAAAGAAAATGAAAAAAATGTTCTGCAAGGATGA
- a CDS encoding single-stranded DNA-binding protein — translation MLSICTLNGRMVDEPRLNEKGKTTSVQFALAVDRPWIGGKKSGCDFFKCVAFGRTAQFICSNFVKGQLVAISGRLQNSSYETAAGEKRYKTEILVNNADFAGGKPATQYADTDDSGLPPYDERM, via the coding sequence ATGTTAAGCATTTGTACACTAAATGGCCGCATGGTAGACGAACCACGGCTCAACGAAAAGGGAAAAACCACTTCTGTTCAGTTTGCACTGGCCGTTGACAGGCCGTGGATTGGCGGCAAAAAATCCGGCTGTGATTTTTTCAAATGCGTTGCCTTCGGACGCACTGCACAGTTCATCTGCAGCAATTTTGTTAAAGGCCAGCTCGTAGCAATCAGCGGACGGCTGCAAAACAGCAGTTACGAAACCGCTGCAGGAGAGAAACGCTACAAGACAGAAATACTTGTCAACAACGCTGACTTTGCCGGTGGAAAGCCTGCCACACAATACGCAGACACTGATGATTCTGGTTTGCCGCCATACGACGAAAGGATGTGA